One window of Scheffersomyces stipitis CBS 6054 chromosome 1, whole genome shotgun sequence genomic DNA carries:
- a CDS encoding predicted protein has protein sequence MSNPSTIIKSSDAPGPIEESIVEKLVNNLNPSYLKIANDSSKHAHHAGIRGATNVTESHFRIEVISNEFEGKNMPTRHRLIYSLLDDELKNKGVHALQMKTKTETESKK, from the coding sequence ATGTCTAACCCTTCTACTATTATAAAATCGTCTGATGCTCCTGGCCCCATTGAAGAATCTATAGTTGAGAAGTTGGTCAATAATCTCAACCCCAGTTATTTAAAAATTGCTAACGATTCGCTGAAACACGCTCATCATGCTGGAATCAGAGGTGCTACCAATGTCACTGAATCGCATTTCCGTATTGAAGTTATAAGTAACGAATTCGAAGGAAAGAATATGCCTACCAGACATAGATTGATCTATCTGTTATTAGAcgatgaattgaagaataagGGTGTACATGCTTTacagatgaagacgaagacggAGACAGAGTCTAAGAAGTGA
- a CDS encoding Leucine rich repeat protein has protein sequence MESFVLHLDRFPLHIVESIICHLPFRLALAVVSNGSSPYQHPLLNAVYRNIEVNTEEGYDDDPLCMSLERLRKRYLLDSAVASVHMSVYIPVGNFEVVAEFIDRNTHIHVQNLRVIDEPSKELFTRMSTIVQRVKKLSFETPEEFDEASEQAMLEYTLPANLYGLHTFDFHTEMYMPLHLSKLELQIFSFKEDIIQSLPPSLESLSIILHQAEPFLLPDEMALLPKTIKSLQLEQCLVLQGKGEITIDFPNTLQSFTFVAYENFENLVLDLSNLINLTDIDINGLQYNLPLSAFKLPASIENLQFKSGLLSEGMYQIEELSKLKQLSLFRRPKPQNNEYENELNSSLFKRVVLPSGLQQFIIQDGFGISSQGCNPLLLRNFDLPKDLARLSLANCTLHAILEHMSKLTDLSLTSVGTFDQLSTLQTLTKLRITNSKIPLYFWEDVLHMASLRNLEVSFCELKGFPLKLPERLERLNLGENNITEVNVQLPYKLFDLKLCRNFITSFIIIGESKLRNLDLDINKLTEINNTTFQIPGSVKELSLRTNPITTVHKDFTFPREIRFLYLNRTSIVKVEEVLAKLPPQIVELEMDSKRRVQDGDKPKSIRVSSPTLWKASIMNCLVDCEIIWEDCSNLEYIDMSYNTIEVIRVETFPLSLKSLRLKQCGLREVEGDFYKLPNLLLADLRNNNSLSWSNEQRELNKNVRLVQESDFEDDTESES, from the coding sequence ATGGAATCTTTTGTGCTTCACTTGGATCGTTTCCCTCTACACATAGTGGAGTCTATAATCTGTCATCTTCCCTTTCGTCTTGCTCTTGCTGTCGTTTCTAACGGCTCCTCTCCGTATCAACACCCATTGCTCAATGCGGTTTACAGGAATATCGAAGTCAACACAGAGGAAGGCTATGACGATGATCCTCTATGTATGAGTCTAGAAAGACTCAGAAAGAGGTACCTTCTCGACAGCGCAGTAGCCTCTGTACATATGTCTGTATATATCCCAGTGGGGAACTTTGAAGTAGTTGCTGAGTTCATTGATAGAAACACCCATATCCATGTCCAAAATCTTCGAGTTATTGATGAACCATCAAAGGAATTGTTTACCCGAATGCTGACAATAGTCCAGCGAGTCAAAAAGCTCCTGTTCGAAACCCCTGAAGAATTCGACGAGGCCTCAGAGCAGGCCATGTTGGAATACACGCTCCCAGCAAACTTATACGGACTTCATACTTTCGATTTCCATACTGAAATGTACATGCCTCTCCATTTGCTGAAACTAGAACTTCAGatcttcagtttcaaagaagataTCATTCAAAGTCTCCCTCCAAGCCTTGAATCACTTAGCATAATTTTACACCAAGCCGAACCGTTCCTATTACCGGATGAAATGGCTCTACTTCCGAAAACAATCAAATCATTACAGCTCGAGCAATGTTTGGTTCTACAAGGAAAAGGTGAAATCACGATTGATTTCCCCAACACTTTACAACTGTTCACATTCGTTGCCTATGAGAACTTTGAAAATCTCGTTCTCGACTTGTCaaatttgatcaatttAACAGATATTGATATAAATGGTCTACAATATAATCTTCCATTATCAGCATTCAAATTACCTGCCCTGATAGAAAATTTGCAGTTTAAATCGGGACTTCTATCCGAAGGCATGTACCAGATTGAAGAGctttcaaaattgaaacaacTTCTGTTATTTAGAAGACCTAAACCCCAAAATAACGAATATGagaatgaattgaattcaTCCTTATTTAAAAGAGTTGTTCTACCTTCCGgccttcaacaattcatcATACAAGATGGGTTTGGAATCCTGTCGCAAGGATGCAATCCTCTTTTGCTTCGAAACTTTGACCTCCCAAAGGATTTGGCAAGATTGTCATTGGCCAACTGCACTTTGCATGCGATCCTTGAACATATGTCAAAATTGACGGACTTAAGTCTTACGAGTGTAGGCACTTTTGATCAACTATCGACATTACAGACTTTAACTAAATTGCGTATAACGAACCTGAAGATACCATTATACTTTTGGGAAGATGTTTTACATATGGCAAGTTTGAGAAATTTGGAAGTTAGCTTTTGTGAACTTAAGGGTTTCCCTTTAAAGCTACCTGAAAGACTCGAGAGGTTGAACTTAGGGGAAAATAACATAACGGAAGTTAATGTTCAATTGCCGTACAAATTGTTTGACCTCAAACTATGTCGTAACTTTATCACAAGCTTTATTATCATTGGCGAGAGCAAGTTGAGGAACTTGGACCTCGACATTAATAAGTTGACCGAGATCAATAATACCACTTTCCAGATTCCAGGAAGTGTTAAGGAACTATCCCTTCGAACCAACCCCATCACTACCGTGCACAAAGATTTTACGTTTCCCAGAGAAATTCGATTTCTTTACCTCAACCGAACTAGCATAGTTAAAGTAGAGGAGGTATTGGCAAAATTACCCCCACAAATAGTGGAATTGGAGATGGACAGTAAAAGAAGGGTTCAAGATGGCGACAAACCAAAATCCATTCGAGTTAGTTCTCCTACCCTTTGGAAGGCCAGCATCATGAATTGCTTGGTAGACTGTGAAATAATCTGGGAAGACTGTTCCAATCTTGAATATATTGATATGAGTTATAATACCATTGAAGTGATACGTGTTGAAACGTTTCCTCTCTCGTTGAAGAGTTTGCGCTTGAAGCAGTGTGGTTTGCGAGAAGTAGAAGGAGACTTTTATAAGTTGCCGAACTTGTTGTTAGCTGATCTACGAAACAACAATTCACTTTCATGGTCGAACGAACAAAGAGAGCTTAATAAGAATGTTCGTCTAGTACAAGAATCTGATTTCGAGGATGATACTGAATCTGAATCCTAA
- a CDS encoding predicted protein — protein sequence MGNLTLHETIDFVNPNVSSFHYTFECRNKIDYRNGFFAINYHCGKYNTSVFNYSNDLTAIYYCGVSFGQGLLSSSNATNLTIFDCGDYKITFNNSSLEAFTDAYHCGYYWATKKDGFAKRTAKKSVETIVSLFQSPLITSLVGLALTILAALFGLPH from the coding sequence ATGGGTAACTTAACTTTGCATGAAACAATTGATTTTGTTAATCCAAATGTTTCTCTGTTTCACTACACTTTTGAGTGCCGTAACAAGATTGACTACCGCAATGGCTTCTTTGCTATCAACTACCATTGTGGAAAATACAATACCTCTGTTTTCAACTACTCTAACGACCTTACTGCTATTTATTACTGTGGTGTGAGTTTTGGCCAGGGTCTACTAAGCCTGTCAAATGCAACAAATCTTACAATTTTCGACTGTGGGGATTATAAAATTACTTTTAACAACTCTTCGTTAGAAGCTTTCACAGATGCCTACCACTGTGGTTATTATTGGGCTACAAAGAAGGATGGCTTTGCTAAACGTACAGCTAAGAAAAGTGTAGAAACCATAGTTTCGCTATTTCAGTCTCCACTTATAACAAGTTTAGTAGGATTGGCTCTTACCATTTTGGCTGCGCTATTTGGGCTTCCCCACtaa
- the DUR5.2 gene encoding urea transport protein, with amino-acid sequence MSSASQSVELLGQGAGYGILVGVGALFAGGMILTTKLLQRYLHENSNSTETFAVANRSVGTFLSASAVYSSWSWATELLWTSTMVYNYGIQASYYYGAGLAVQIAVMSVIGIHAKKKAPSAHTSLEIVELRYGRVGHILYLFLGLANNLLSCASMILGASGAISIIAGNLHPVASTMLIPFGVLLYTVVGGLKATFLTDFVHTLILLLVLCYLNTSVLTSDQIGGLDGLYNALVKKDGERYIEGNFDGSILTGKSKGALFFGLILTAGNFGLTVLDSSFWQKTFSASPRATVPAYLIACFFIFANVWPLGSIIGGASIVLEGTPGWPTYPREMTQYEIDSGFVLPYVLKQVLGNGGVGALLLVIYLAVTSTVSAQMISVSSILSFDIYKKYINPSAQNKQMIRISHISVVFFGLFCAAFSVMLHYVGVNMTWLGYFIPMIICPGVLPLIFTITWDRQTTLAVVAAPISGFIFGISIWLSTAYHYYGEVTITSTGGQLPALFGSLTSLFLPGVVSIVISLFSSQKFDWSQLQQADLIIADDTSIEEIVKNDGEVSSDINEKTSPVHTTVNDTGSKQEKPHQLSERELDFWIKISTGAAIFVLLITWVLWPLPLYRDWKFTRAYFKGYVTVSLIWLYSALIVIGIMPLYGGRHSIARIFKGIYRDFIKRS; translated from the exons ATGTCTTCTGCTTCCCAATCTGTTGAATTATTGGGCCAAGGTGCCGGGTATGGAATTTTGGTCGGTGTCGGTGCCCTTTTCGCCGGCGGTATGATCTTGACCACAAAATTATTACAAAGATATTTACATGAgaattccaattccacCGAAACTTTTGCTGTGGCTAATAGAAGTGTTGGA ACATTTCTTTCAGCTTCGGCAGTCTACTCATCCTGGTCTTGGGCCACGGAATTGTTGTGGACGTCTACAATGGTGTACAACTATGGTATCCAAGCTTCATATTACTATGGTGCTGGTTTAGCTGTACAAATTGCCGTGATGTCTGTGATCGGGATTCACgctaagaagaaggctcCTAGTGCACACACATCGTTAGAAATAGTCGAATTGAGGTATGGAAGAGTTGGACATATACTCTACTTATTCCTTGGATTGGCAAACAACTTGCTTTCGTGTGCTTCCATGATTCTTGGTGCATCTGGTGCCATTTCCATTATTGCTGGCAATTTGCACCCAGTCGCATCCACCATGCTTATTCCATTTGGTGTGTTACTTTACACTGTGGTTGGTGGATTAAAGGCCACTTTCTTGACTGATTTTGTCCATACATTAATCTTACTTTTGGTGTTATGTTATCTTAATACCTCGGTTCTCACTTCTGACCAAATCGGTGGCTTGGACGGCTTGTACAACGCTTTAGTCAAGAAAGACGGTGAACGTTACATAGAAGGTAACTTCGATGGTTCCATATTGACAGGAAAGTCTAAGGGTGCCTTATTTTTCGGTTTGATTTTAACTGCTGGTAACTTCGGCTTGACTGTGttggattcttctttctggcaAAAGACTTTTTCAGCAAGTCCAAGAGCAACAGTTCCAGCTTACTTAATTGcttgtttcttcatttttgCAAATGTCTGGCCCTTGGGTTCAATTATCGGTGGAGCTTCTATTGTTTTAGAAGGTACACCAGGCTGGCCAACATACCCAAGAGAGATGACTCAATATGAAATCGATTCTGGTTTCGTTTTGCCATATGTATTGAAGCAAGTGTTGGGTAACGGAGGAGTTGGAGCTCTTCTTTTGGTCATCTATTTGGCTGTTACATCCACCGTCAGTGCTCAAATGATTTCCGTGAGTAGTATTCTTTCCTTTGATATCTACAAGAAGTACATCAATCCAAGTGCTCAGAACAAACAAATGATCAGAATCTCACACATTAGTGTCGTATTCTTTGGTCTTTTCTGTGCTGCATTCTCTGTGATGTTGCATTACGTTGGTGTGAATATGACCTGGTTAGGTTACTTTATTCCAATGATTATCTGTCCTGGTGTTCTTCCATTGATTTTTACCATTACTTGGGATAGACAAACTActcttgctgttgttgctgccCCTATATCTGGATTTATATTCGGCATTTCAATCTGGTTGTCTACTGCTTATCACTACTATGGAGAAGTTACAATTACAAGTACCGGTGGCCAATTGCCAGCTTTGTTCGgttctttgacttctttgtttcttccaGGTGTTGTATCCATAGTCATCAGTTTGTTCTCCTCACAAAAGTTCGACTGGAGCCAATTGCAACAAGCTGATCTTATTATTGCAGACGACACTTCAATTGAGGAGATAGTCAAGAATGATGGAGAAGTGTCTAGCGACATAAACGAAAAGACCAGCCCCGTTCATACCACCGTCAATGATACAGGCTCCAAGCAAGAGA AACCTCATCAATTGTCTGAACGTGAACTTGATTTCTGGATTAAGATTTCTACAGGTGCTGCTAtatttgttcttttgaTCACTTGGGTTCTCTGGCCATTACCGTTATACAGAGATTGGAAGTTTACAAGAGCTTATTTTAAGGGTTATGTCACTGTTTCTCTTATTTGGCTCTACTCTGCATTAATCGTCATCGGTATTATGCCTCTCTACGGTGGAAGGCATTCAATTGCTAGAATCTTTAAAGGAATCTATAGAGACTTCATCAAGAGAAGCTAG
- the MYO2 gene encoding Myosin-2 (Class V unconventional myosin MYO2) (Type V myosin heavy chain MYO2) (Myosin V MYO2), translated as MVSSYDVGTRCWYPDQTLGWIGATVKSNKHNGTKHILELESETDSSQIFTVETDDLHEDNDKLPPLRNPPILEAAEDLTSLSYLNEPAVLHAIKLRYSQLNIYTYSGIVLIATNPFQRVDQLYSQDIVQAYSGKRRGELDPHLFAIAEDAYRCMKDNAENQTIVVSGESGAGKTVSAKYIMRYFASVEEESELQHNIGTEHKSDMSDVEKQILATNPIMEAFGNAKTTRNDNSSRFGKYLEILFNKETSIIGARIRTYLLERSRLVFQPESERNYHIFYQLLAGMSEDDKSKLGLSSAEDYKYTNQGGQPVIQGMDDSEEFKITKDALALIGIDDNQQFEIYKILAALLHIGNIEIAATRNDAHLSSDEPNLVKACDLLGIDPMNFSKWCVKRQITTRSEKIISNLNHKQAIVARDSFAKYIYAALFDWLVDYVNNDLCPPEVEAQINSFIGVLDIYGFEHFEKNSFEQFCINYANEKLQQEFNQHVFKLEQEEYIREQIEWSFIDFSDNQPCINLIENKLGIMSLLDEESRLPAGNDESWIEKMYQTLDKEPTNKVFKKPRFGQTKFIVSHYALDVTYDIDGFIEKNRDTVGEGHLEVMKNTQNELLQSILAIIDKNAAAIEASKPQQANSRVKTSASKKPTLGTMFKNSLIELMKTIDSTNVHYIRCIKPNEQKKAWEFDSLMVLSQLRACGVLETIRISCAGFPSRWTYVEFADRYHILVPSEEWIKVMSNNTTQESVSGLCNRILEVNIEDKMKYQLGNTKIFFKAGMLAHFEKLRADKLHKSAVIIQKNLRRRFYQKKYQEIRSSHIQLQALVRGYVKRDQIKKEIENNAAVLLQTAIRGHLVRKQKKQTLDSVIVLQKSIRGLQARRNFTQLRTERSTLILQSAWRGYTSRRDFTAQKKSAVVIQSAMRRKFAMRDLQQLKVEAASVNNLKEVSYKLENKVIELTQSLTSKIQDNKKLVEEIASMKSLLEQQGAAHETLKTRELEFNEKFSSQSAEHQEELQNLNKELESIKNEYTSAEQKIEQLSKEQADLRQEVQRNIEELNQAKADLVRRDTIEVDLKSHIEQLKSELATLQSQQSQPRAVVGINNPKSRNMSKRHSSAMAWNSPNSFENGGRPVSVIAVSNDDETNIDDINDELFRLLRDSRQLHREIVEGLLKGLKIPPAGVAADLTRKEVLFPARIIIIILSDMWRLGLTKESEEFLGEVLSSIQHIVSTLKDDDVIPNGAFWLSNTHELYSFVSYAQQTIIANDTLSHEMSEEEFDEYLKLVAVVKEDFESLSYNIYNMWMKKMEKDLEKKAVSAVVLSQSLPGFMAPENSPFLAKVFSPGVQYKMDDILSFFNAVYWSMKSYFIEHEVMNEVIIELLRFVDALCFNDLIMRRNFLSWKRGLQLNYNVTRLEEWCKGHEIQEGSAYLSHLLQAAKLLQLRKNTPDDIDIIYEICYALKPIQIQKLISQYYVADYETPIAPNVLQAVADKVKANDSSNGDDLFELVATDGHFNDPFRTINLRPFSRVEAYVPAWLNLPVIRRIVELVAKNASVQEAANIQEEDEEEPIVPRIQNGTRVH; from the coding sequence ATGGTCTCCTCGTACGACGTCGGAACCCGCTGTTGGTATCCTGACCAGACGCTCGGCTGGATTGGTGCCACCGTAAAGTCCAACAAACACAACGGCACCAAACACATATTGGAGCTCGAGTCAGAGACCGACTCCTCACAAATCTTTACTGTCGAAACCGACGACCTTCATGAAGACAACGACAAGTTACCTCCATTGCGTAATCCTCCTATCTTGGAGGCTGCTGAAGATCTTACTAGTTTGTCCTATTTGAACGAACCAGCCGTGTTGCATGCTATCAAGTTACGTTATTCTCAACTTAACATCTACACCTACTCGGGGATCGTTTTGATTGCTACCAATCCGTTTCAAAGAGTGGACCAATTGTATTCGCAGGACATCGTTCAGGCCTATTCAGGCAAGAGAAGAGGTGAATTAGATCCACATCTTTTCGCCATTGCCGAAGATGCATACAGATGTATGAAAGATAACGCCGAGAACCAAACTATCGTAGTATCAGGTGAATCGGGGGCCGGAAAGACTGTCAGTGCCAAATACATCATGAGATATTTTGCTTcggttgaagaagaatcgGAGTTACAGCACAATATTGGAACAGAACACAAGTCTGATATGTCTGACGTTGAAAAGCAAATTTTGGCTACAAATCCAATTATGGAAGCGTTTGGTAATGCTAAAACTACTAGAAACGACAACTCTTCCAGATTCGGTAAGTATCTTgagatcttgttcaacaaagaaaCCTCGATTATCGGTGCCAGAATCAGAACTTACCTCTTAGAAAGATCGAGATTGGTCTTCCAGCCGGAATCAGAGAGAAATTATCATATCTTCTATCAATTGCTTGCTGGTATGAGCGAAGAcgacaagtccaagttAGGTTTATCCAGCGCTGAAGACTACAAGTACACAAACCAAGGTGGCCAGCCTGTCATTCAAGGTATGGATGATAGTGAAGAGTTCAAAATAACCAAAGACGCCTTGGCCTTGATTGGAATTGATGATAATCAGCAATttgaaatctacaagatcttggCTGCTCTCTTACATATTGGTAACATCGAAATAGCGGCTACCAGAAACGATGCACACTTATCATCAGACGAACCCAACTTGGTAAAAGCCTGTGATTTGCTCGGTATAGATCCTATGAACTTTAGCAAGTGGTGTGTCAAGAGGCAAATCACCACCAGATCCGAAAAGATCATCTCGAACTTGAACCACAAGCAAGCGATTGTGGCCAGAGATTCGTTTGCCAAATATATTTATGCTGCGTTGTTTGACTGGTTAGTTGACTACGTGAATAATGACTTATGTCCTCCGGAAGTGGAAGCTCAAATTAATTCGTTTATTGGTGTTTTGGATATTTATGGGTTTGAacattttgaaaagaattCCTTTGAACAATTCTGTATTAATTATGCCAACGAGAAGTTGCAGCAGGAATTCAACCAACACGTCTTTAAgttggaacaagaagaatacatCAGGGAGCAGATCGAGTGGTCTTTCATTGATTTCTCGGATAACCAGCCCTGTATCAACTTGATCGAAAATAAGTTGGGTATCATGTCTCTTTTGGACGAAGAATCGAGATTACCTGCTGGTAATGACGAGTCGTGGATCGAGAAAATGTACCAGACTTTGGACAAAGAGCCCACCAACAAGGTCTTCAAGAAGCCTAGATTTGGTCAGACCAAGTTCATTGTGAGCCATTATGCTCTTGATGTCACCTACGACATCGATGGGttcattgaaaagaacagaGATACCGTTGGAGAGGGCCATTTGGAAGTGATGAAAAACACCCAGAACGAATTGTTACAGTCTATCCTTGCTATCATCGACAAGAACGCTGCTGCTATAGAAGCTTCTAAACCTCAACAAGCCAACTCTCGTGTTAAAACATCTGCTAGCAAGAAACCTACTTTAGGTACCATGTTCAAAAACTCGTTGATtgagttgatgaagacCATTGATTCTACCAATGTACATTACATCAGATGCATCAAACCTAatgaacagaagaaagccTGGGAGTTTGACTCGTTAATGGTGTTGTCACAATTGAGAGCCTGTGGTGTTTTGGAGACGATCAGAATCTCATGTGCTGGTTTCCCATCTCGTTGGACCTATGTTGAGTTTGCTGACAGATATCATATCTTGGTTCCTTCTGAAGAGTGGATCAAGGTTATGAGTAACAATACAACCCAAGAGTCTGTCAGTGGATTGTGTAACCGAATTCTCGAGGTCAAcattgaagacaagatgAAGTATCAATTGGGTAACAccaaaatcttcttcaaagctGGTATGTTGGCccattttgaaaaattgagagCCGACAAATTACACAAGTCTGCTGTTATAATccagaagaacttgagGAGACGTTTctaccagaagaagtaccAGGAAATCAGATCTTCTCATATCCAGTTACAGGCCTTGGTACGTGGTTATGTCAAGAGAGATCAGatcaaaaaagaaatcgaaaacAACGCTGCCGTATTGCTTCAAACTGCTATCAGGGGCCATTTGGTcagaaaacagaagaaacagaccTTGGATTCGGTTATTGTATTGCAAAAATCTATCAGAGGTTTGCAGGCTAGAAGAAACTTCACACAATTGCGCACTGAGAGATCGACTCTTATTCTCCAGAGTGCTTGGAGAGGATAcacttccagaagagacTTCACGGCGCAAAAGAAGTCGGCAGTGGTGATTCAGTCTGCTATGAGAAGAAAGTTTGCTATGAGAGACTTGCAGCAGTTGAAGGTTGAAGCTGCTTCCgtgaacaacttgaaggaagtaTCATAcaagttggagaataaGGTGATTGAATTGACACAATCTTTGACCTCCAAGATTcaagacaacaagaaattggttgaagaaatcgccAGCATGAAGAGCTTGTTAGAGCAACAAGGAGCTGCTCATGAGACATTGAAAACCAGAGAACTTGAATTCAACGAGaaattctcttctcaaaGCGCAGAACACCAAGAAGAGCttcagaacttgaacaaggaattAGAATCTATCAAGAATGAGTACACATCTGCCGAGCAGAAGATCGAACAGTTGTCCAAGGAACAAGCTGACTTGAGGCAAGAAGTTCAACGTaacattgaagaattgaatcaGGCCAAGGCTGACTTGGTGAGACGTGATACTATTGAAGTAGACTTAAAGAGTCacattgaacaattgaaatcCGAACTTGCCACCTTGCAATCCCAACAACTGCAACCAAGAGCTGTCGTTGGTATCAATAATCCTAAGAGTAGAAACATGAGCAAGCGCCACAGCAGTGCTATGGCTTGGAATTCGCCCAACTCGTTTGAGAATGGTGGAAGACCAGTTTCTGTCATTGCTGTTTCTAATGATGACGAAACTAACATCGACGATATCAATGATGAATTGTTCAGATTATTGAGAGATTCGAGACAATTGCACAgagaaattgttgaaggatTGTTGAAGGGATTGAAGATTCCGCCAGCTGGAGTTGCTGCCGACTTGACAAGAAAGGAAGTCTTGTTCCCAGCcagaatcatcatcatcatcttgtCCGATATGTGGAGATTGGGCTTAACCAAGGAAAGCGAAGAATTCTTAGGTGAAGTATTGTCTTCTATCCAGCATATTGTGTCTACCTTGAAGGATGACGATGTGATTCCAAATGGTGCATTCTGGTTATCGAACACTCACGAATTGTATTCCTTTGTCTCGTATGCTCAACAGACTATTATTGCCAATGATACTTTGTCACATGAGATGAGCGAAGAGGAGTTCGATGAATACTTGAAGCTCGTTGCTGTGGTTAAAGAAGACTTCGAATCGCTTTCCTACAACATCTACAATATgtggatgaagaaaatggaaaaggatttggaaaagaaggctGTTTCTGCTGTAGTCTTGTCGCAGTCATTGCCGGGCTTCATGGCTCCAGAGAACTCTCCATTTTTGGCCAAGGTTTTCTCTCCTGGTGTGCAATACAAAATGGACGACATCttgagtttcttcaacGCGGTCTACTGGTCGATGAAGTCTTACTTCATTGAACACGAAGTGATGAATGAAGTCATCATCGAATTATTGAGATTCGTAGATGCGTTGTGTTTCAACGATTTGATCATgagaagaaacttcttaTCCTGGAAGAGAGgtttgcaattgaattACAACGTGACCAGGTTGGAAGAATGGTGTAAAGGCCATGAAATCCAGGAAGGTTCTGCTTACTTGAGTCACTTGTTACAGGCTGCCAAGTTGTTGCAATTAAGAAAGAATACCCCAGACGATATAGACATCATCTATGAAATCTGTTATGCCTTGAAGCCTATTcagatccagaagttgatttctCAGTACTACGTCGCAGACTACGAGACCCCAATTGCTCCAAATGTGCTACAGGCTGTTGCTGACAAGGTCAAGGCTAACGATTCATCAAACGGTGACGACTTGTTTGAATTGGTTGCTACCGATGGTCATTTCAATGATCCATTCAGAACCATCAACTTGAGACCTTTCTCTAGAGTGGAAGCATACGTTCCAGCTTGGTTGAACTTGCCAGttatcagaagaatcgtGGAATTGGTAGCCAAGAATGCATCGGTTCAAGAAGCCGCCAATATtcaggaagaagacgaagaagaacccATAGTTCCACGTATTCAAAACGGTACCCGAGTGCATTAA